AAGTCGGGGATGACGTAGATGATCCTGGCCCGAGGTTCCGACCGAAGGACCCGCTCCAGGTCCCGGGGATCCATGCCGTCGTCGTCGGTGGCCACCTCGACGAAGCGGGGCGAATAGCCCAGGAAGGCCGAGATGGCCCCCAGGTAGGTGGGGCTCTCGCAGATGACGGCGTCGCCGTCGTCGAGGAAGACCTTGCCGGCATAGTCCAAGGCCTGCTGGGAACCGGACATGACGAGGATGTCCCCGCCTTCGAGAGCCGTCCCGAACTTGGCGTTCGTCCTGGCGGCGATCTTCTCCCTCAGGGGGAGATAGCCCTCGGTGGTGGAGTACTGGAGCGCCTCCCGACCGCACCGTTCGAGCACCTCCGCCGTCACCGTCTTGAGCTCCTCGATGGGGAAGAGCTCCGGCGCCGGCAGCCCTCCGGCGAAGGAGATGATCTCGGGATCGGCCGTCACCTTGAGGATCTCCCGGATGTCCGATGCCCTGAAATGGCCCATCCTGTCGGCGAACTTGATTTTCACTCTATCCAGCCTCCCTCGGAACGTTTGGCGGCCATTATACCCCCTTTGCATACGGACCAGGTAGGACCTTTCTCCCCCTCCTTCCAGCGCCTCAGATAAGCGGCTAAGATAAAAACAAAGGATTGTTCCCGCCAGGCCGTCGCGGCCCGCCCTTCGGGGGGATCTCGCGGCCGCCGGGAGACCGAAGCTCGACACTCGAAAGGGAGGCGGTACTGTGAAGCGCGTCAGCATCCTGAACCACGTCATCGGCCCCATCATGCGGGGCCCCTCCAGCTCCCACACGGCCGGCCCCCACCGCATCGGCCGCATCGCCCGCGATCTTCTGGGCGAAAAACCCCTTCGGGCCGATTTCTTCTTCCACCCCTCGAGCTCCCTGGCCGTCTGCTACCACGATCAGGGAAGCGACCTGGCCTTCGTCACGGGGCTGCTGGAGCGGGAACTGACCGACGGGGCCTTTCACGTCATGTTCGACGAGGCCCGGGCCGAAGGTCTGGAACTCTCCTTTTCGCTGGAGCCCTTCGACGAGGCCGACCACCCCAACAGCGCCCTCATCCGCCTCGGCGGAACGGGAGGGGCCTCGGTGACGCTCCACGCGCGCTCCGTCGGCGGCGGCTCCATCGAGATCGCCTCCGTCGACGGCTTCCCCCTATGCCTCGTCGGAGACAGCCACGAGCTCCTCGTCGAGGTCGAGAAGGGCTTCGAGGCCGCCGCTCTGGAGAGACTCACCGCCTGGGACGCCAAGGCCGAGAGGATCGAGGGGGCGACGTCGACGCTCCTTCACGGCTCCTCCTGTCGCGAACCGGGGGAATCCCTGCTGGAGAGCCTCCGAAAAGACCCGGGGCTGCGCAACCTCCGCCGCGCCCGTCCCGTCATGCATCCCCTCTGCGGAGACCCTCTCTTCGCCGACACGGCCGAACTTCTCGCCCTGGCCGACGGAGAGGGATGGAGCCTGGCCGAGGCGGCCCTGGCCTACGAGGGACGCCTTCTTGGCCTCTCGCGTGAGGAGCTCATGCAGGCGATGGACCGACGCCTTGCGGTCATGATCGAATCGGTCCGCCAGGGGCTGGAGGAGAGGCCCGCCATGAGGCTTCTCGAGCCCACGGCCGCCAAGCTCTTCGCCGCCGAAAGGGGGGGAAAGACCTTCCTGGGAGGCCCCCATGTCCGGGCCGCCGCACGGGCCCTGGCGGCCATGCACGCCAACGGCGGCAGCGCCGTCGTCTGCGCCGCCCCGACGGGAGGCTCGGCAGGCGTCATCCCCGCCGTGGCGACGACCCTCATGGAGGATCTCGGCCTATCGCGGGAGGCGACGGTGAAGGCCCTCTGGGCTGCGGGAGCCGTCGGCCTGGCCCTCGACCGGAGGAGCACCTTCGCCGCCGAAGTCTGCGGCTGCCAGGTCGAAATCGGCGCGGCCGGCGCCATGGGCGCCGCCGCCGTCGTCGAAGCCGCCGGCGGAAGCGCCTCTCAGGCCTGCGACGCCGCCGCCACCGTCTTCCAGAACGTCATGGGCTCCGTCTGCGATCTCGTCCAGGGCATCGTCGAGATTCCCTGCCACAGCCGCAACGCCGCCCTGGCCTCACAGGCCTTCCTCTGCGCCGACATGATTCTCGGCGGCTACGAGAATCCCGTCCCCCTCGACGAGACGATCGACGCCGTCGATTCGACGGGACGGATGCTCCCCGAGGAACTGCGCTGCACCGCCCGCGGGGGGCTGGCCCTCTGCCCCTCTGCCAGAGCCATGAGACGCCGCCCTTAAGAGCCGAGAGAATCCGCTTCGCGAATGAGTCCCGAAGAGCCGCGTCAAGCGGGCAAGGTCGAGGAAAGAGAGGCTGAAAAGAGATGAACGTGACGAAGAGACAGATGATCGCCGCGGCGGTCCTCGCCGCCGCCCTGGGGTTTTTCCTCACCCTCGGGGGGCGCGAGACGCCTCAGGAGACGACGAAGGCCGCCCGCCCCGTCAAGACCGTCGTCGTCGGCGTCGGCGAAGGAGGTACCCTGAGGACCTTCCCGGCCCGGGTCCAGGCCAACCAGCGCGTCGATCTGGCCTTCCGCGTCTCCGGTCCTCTCGTCGAACTGCCCGCCTCGAAGGGCAAGCCCGTCGCGGAAGGCGAGCTGCTGGCCCGCATCGATCCCCGCGACTTCGACATACGCCTGGCCAACACCCGAAGCGCCCTCGACAACGCCAAGGCTCAGCTTTCGGCCATGAGGGCCGGCGCCCGCAAGGAGGACATCGCCGTCCTCCAGGCCCAGCTCTCGTCGGCCAAGGCCCGGCTTGCCGAGGCCCAGTCCCAGTTCAGCCGCTACGAGGCCCTCTACCGCGACGGAGCCGTATCGGCCGCCGAGTACGACCGGGTCAAGTCGAACTACGAGGTCGCCAAGGCCCAGGTGGACCAGGCCGCCCAGGATCTGCGCAAGGGGCAGTCCGGCTCCCGCCCCGAGGACATCCAGGCCATGGAATCGACGATCCGAGGCCTCCAGTCCCAGGTCGACGCCTCCCAGGCGGCCCTGAAGGACACCGAGCTTCGGGCTCCCTTCTCGGGCGTCGTGGCCGATCGCTACGTCGACAACTTCCAGATGGTCCGGGCCGACTCGCCCGTCGTGACCCTCCAGGATCTGGACGCCATCGAGCTCGTCATCGCCCTTCCCGAGAGGGACCTGGCCCGGGCACGGGCCATCGGCAAGCCCCGCATCCGGGCCCGCTTCGACGCCCTCGAGGGACGGACCTACGCCGTGGCCCTCAAGGAAGTCTCCACTCAGACCGACCCCCAGACCCAGGCCTACAGCGTCTCCTTCGTCATGGCCAAGCCGAAGGAGCTCCTCCTCCTGCCGGGGATGACGGCCGAGATCCTCATCGATCTCGAAGGCGGAGGCAGCGACGCCACGCTCTTCGCCATCCCCCCTTCGGCTCTGATGGCCGACGGCGGCGAGAGCCAGTCGGTCTGGAAAGTCGACGAGGCGGCTCTCACCGTCCATCGCACCGCCGTCACGGCCGAGGGCTACAAGGGCGAGAGCGTCCTCGTCCGGGGGCTCTCGGCGGGCGACCGCATCGTCACGGCCGGAGTGAACCTCCTCTCCGAGGGCGACGTCATCACCCTCTTCGACGAATCGAACTGAGGCGGCGGACATGAACATCGCCTCCTTCGCCATCAGAAAAAAGACGGTCACCCTCTTCCTGACGGTCCTCATGGTCGTCGGCGGCATTCTGGCCTACGGCCGCCTGGGCAAGCTCGAGGACCCCGAATTCACCATCAAGACGGCCGTCGTCGTCACCACCTATCCCGGCGCCACCCCTCGCGAGGTGGAGGAAGAGGTCACCGACGCCGTCGAGACGGCCGTCCAGCAGCTGGGCCAGGTCAAGCGGGTCCGCTCCATCTCTCAGGAGGGCATGTCGACGGTCTACGTCGACATCAAGGACACCTACACGGCCCAGGACCTCCCCCAGATCTGGGACGAGCTGCGTCGCAAAGTCAACGACGGGCAGAGGAACCTCCCGCCCGGAGCGGGCCCCTCTCTGGTCAACGACGACTACGGAGCCGTCTACGGCGTCTACTTCGCCCTCACCGGCGAGGGGTACTCCCTGGAGGAGCTCCGCCGGACGGCCGACTTCCTGCGCAAGGAGCTCCTCCTCGTCGACGGCGTCGCCCGCGTCGAGATCGGAGGCATCCAGAAAGAGGGCGTCTTCGTCGAGATCGCACGGGCCACCCTGGCCCAGCTCGGCATCCCCCTGAACCAGATCGTCCAGAGCCTTCAGGCCCAGAACCTCGTCGTCTCGACGGGCAAAGTCGACGTCGGGGCCGAGCGCCTCCGCATCGATCCCACGGGGGCCTTCACCTCCGTCGAGCAGATCGGCGGCCTCCTCCTCCGGGGCTCCACGGGAAACCTCATCCGCCTCGACGACATCGCCGTCATCAGCCGCGAACCCGTCACGCCCTCCCAGTCCCTCATGCGCTTCGACGGCAGACCCGCCATCGGCCTGGGCGTGGCCAACGTGGCCGGAGGCAACGTCATCACCATGGGAGAGGCCGTCAAGAAACGCCTGGCCGAACTGGAGGGGCAGATCCCCCTGGGCATGGACCTGGGCCTCATCTACTACCAGTCCGACACGGTCCAGGCGTCGATCGACAACTTCGTCGTCAACCTCATCGAGGCCGTCGTCATCGTCATCGCCCTCCTCCTCGTCTTCATGGGCCTCCGGACGGGCCTCCTCATCGGCGTCATCCTCCTGCTGACGATCCTGGCCACCTTCGTCGCCATGAAGACCATGGCCATCGACCTCCAGAGCATCTCTCTGGGAGCCCTCATCATCGCCCTGGGCATGCTCGTCGACAACGCCATCGTCGTCGCCGACGGCATGCTCGTCCGCATCGAGACGGGTCAGGACGGGGAACAGGCCGCGGCGGCCGTCGTGAGCCAGACCCAGCTGCCCCTCCTGGGCGCCACCTTCATCGCCATCCTGGCCTTCGCTCCCATCGGACTCTCGCCGGATTCGACGGGCGAGTTCTGCCGGAGCCTCTTCCTCGTCGTCGCCATCTCTCTCTCTTTGAGCTGGATTCTGGCCGTCACCGTCACCCCCCTTCTGGGCGTCATGACCCTCCGGTCCTCGCCGGCCATGGAGGGCAAGGATCCCTACGGCGGCAGGCTCTACGACCTCTACCGCTCCGTCCTCCTTTTCTGCCTGAGGAGACGGGCCGCCACCGTCGCCGTGACCATGGGACTTCTGGCGCTGGCCTTTTTCGGCTTCGGCCGCGTCCCTCAGACCTTCTTCCCCGACTCGTCCAGCCCCCAGTTCTCCATGGACTTCTGGTGGCCCCAGGGGACGCGCATCGAGGAGACGTCCGATCAGATCCGGCGCGTCGAGACCTTTCTCCTCGAACAGCCCGAGACGGAGTCGGTGACGACCTTCGTCGGCCAGGGAGCGCTCCGCTTCATCCTCAACTACACGCCGGGCGACCCGGGCAGCAACTACGCCCAGATCATCGTCAAGACCCGCGACGCCGCCTTCACCCGTCCCCTCATGGAGAAGGTCCGCACGGCCGCCCAAAGGGACCTGCCCGACGTGGAGCCGCGCATCAAGGCCTTCGCCAAGGGAACGTCGAGCGGAGCCAAGGTCCAGGTCCGCCTCGTCGGATCCGACAACGACGTCCTCCGCCGACTGGGCGAGGAGGCCCGGGGCCTCATGATCGCCGACGGCAGGACCGTCAACATCCGCAACGACTGGGAAAACCGCGTCAAGGTCATCCGCCCCGTCATCGACGAGGCCCGGGCCCGCCAGGCGGGCCTGAGCCGGCCCGACATCGCCGGAGCCCTCGAACTGGCCTTCGGCGGCACCCGGTCGGGACTCTACCGCGAGGGCGACCGCCTGATCCCCATCATCGCCCGCTTTCCCGCCGCCGAGCGGGACAACGTCGAGACCCTGCCCGACACGCCCGTCTGGAGCCCCCTCGTGGGACGCTACATCGCCCTCAGCCAGGTCACGGAGCGACTGGCCACCGTCGCCGAAGATCCCGTCATCCGCCGCAGGGACCGGATGAAGACCCTCACCGTCGAGTGCGACGCCGGGGACGGCGACGCCAACGCCCTCCTCGAGCGCCTCCGCCCCCGCGTCGAGGGGCTCTCCCTTCCCCAGGGCTACCGCATGGAGTGGGGCGGCGAATACGAGAGCTCCCGAGACGCCCAGAAGGGGCTCATGGGGATGATCCCCCTGGGCTTTCTGGCCATCGTCGTCATCCTCGTCGTCCTCTTCAACGGCCTCAGGGAGACGGGGCTCATCCTCCTCTGCCTTCCCCTCTCCCTCATCGGCATGACGGCGGGACTCCTCCTCATGGGCCAGCCCTTCAGCTTCATGGCCCTCCTGGGCTTCCTCAGTCTGGCCGGCATGCTCATCAAGAACGCCATCGTCCTCCTGGACCAGTTCAATCTCGAGATCGGCCAGGGCAAGCCGCCCTTCCAGGCCATCGTCGACTCCTCCGTGAGCCGGACCCGGCCCGTCCTCATGGCGGCCCTGACGACGGTCCTGGGCATGATTCCTCTCTACTTCGACGCCCTCTTCGCCTCCATGGCCGTGACGATCATGTTCGGCCTCTCCTTCGCCACGGTCCTGACGCTCCTCGTCGTCCCCGTCCTCTACGTCCTCTTCTTCCGCATCAAGGAGGAGAATGCCTGAACGAAAGACCTCTTTCCCTGTGCCCGGTCGGCCCCGTCTCGTCCGCAAGTGATATATTAGATCGCCTCGGAGCGGATCGAAAAGAAGAGATTCTTCTCGAAAAACCTTCGGCCAGAGGAAGGCGAAAGAGCCACAACCCCCTCGACGAGGCCGAAAAGGAGCCGGTCGGGCGGGCGGGACGCCTCGGTCCGACGGAGAAAGGGCGATTGTGAGAGCTCCCGACGGGACCGGGATCGGCCGGAGGCGTCTTTTTGTCCGATAGGACGATAACCCCTTGACCTTTTTCCCCCCTTGCCCTATATTGTAGATACATCACATACTAAACAGAACTTGGAGAGCTTTCTTTCTCTTCTTCTCGGTCCTGCGGCGCTCCAGGCGGGACCGGCTCTCCGAAGCCCCGCGGCAACGGTCTTTTTTTATCGCCAAGATTGGGGGATGACGGACATGAACGAACGCGTCAGAAGGTTGAGAAGAAAGAGTTTCGAGGCCCAGCCCCGCATCTCCGTCGAGAGGGCTCTTATCGAGACGGAGTTCTACCGCGAGAATTACGGCAAATACCCTCTCCCCGTGCTGAGAGGCCTCAATTTCAAGAACCTCTGCGAGAAGCAGACCCTCTACATCGGAGAGGACGAGCTCATCGTCGCCGAGCGGGGACCGGCTCCCAAGACGGTCTCGACCTTTCCCGAGCTGACCTGTCATTCCGCCGAAGACCTTCAGATCCTCAACTCGCGCGAGATGGCCCGCTACCTCGTCGACGAAGCCGACATCAAAGCCTACGAGGAGAAGGTCATCCCCTACTGGCGGGGCCGGAGCATGCGGGACCGGGCCTTCGCCCACATCCCCCAGGAGTGGAAGGACCTCTACGAGGCCGGCGTCTTCACCGAGTTCATGGAGCAGCGCGCTCCGGGCCACACCACCCTGGACGGCAAGATCTACCAGAAGGGCATGCTCGACTTCAAGGCCGACATCGAGAAGTCCCGAGCCGCCCTGGACTGGCACAACGACCCCGAGGCCACGGCCAAGGACGAGGAGCTTCAGGGCATGGCCCACTCCTGCGACGCCATCATGATCTTCGCCCGCCGCCATGCCGAGCTGGCCGAGAAGATGGCCGCCGAGGAGAGCGACCCCGTCCGCAGGGCCGAGCTGGAGCGGATCGCCGCCAACTGCCGCTGGGTTCCCGCCCATGCCCCCCGCGACTTCTGGGAGGCCATCCAGATGTACTGGTTCGTCCACCTCGGAACGATCATGGAGCTCAACGGCTGGGACGCCATGAACCCGGGCCATTTCGACCAGCACCTGACCCCCTTCTACGAGAGGGGCATCGCCGACGGCACTCTGGACCGGGAGAAGGCCAAGGAGCTCCTCTCCTGCTTCTGGATCAAGGTCAACAACCAGACGGCCCCTCCCAAGGTGGGCGTCACGGCCAAGGAGAGCGGGACCTACAACGACTTCACCAACATCAACCTGGCCGGGCTGAAGCGAGACGGCTCCGACGGCAGCAGCGAGGTGACCTACCTCATCCTCGAGGTGGGCGACGAGCTTCATCTCCTTCAGCCCCAGTTCAACGTCCAGGTGAGCCGCAAGACGCCCGACCGGGTCCTCAAGGCCGCGGCCAAGGTGATCCGCAAGGGTTACGGCTACCCCTCGATCTTCAACGCCGACGAGGTCGTCATGGAGCAGGTCCTCAAGGGCAAGACCGTCGAGGACGCCCGCGAGGGCGGCACAAGCGGCTGCATCGAGACGGGCTGCTTCGGCAAGGAGGCCTACATCCTCACGGGCTACCTCAACGTTCCCAAGATCTTCGAGCTGACCCTCAACGACGGCGTCGATCCTCTGACGGGCAAGCGGATCGCCCCCGCCACGGGCGACGCGACGGCCTTCAAGAGCTTCGAGGAGCTCTACGAGGCCTTCGAAAAACAGCTCAAGTACGCCGTCGACTGGAAACTGCGCGTCAACAACTTCCTCGAGCAGATGTACGCCACCTATGCCCCGGCCACCTTCCTCTCCGTCGTCATGAGCGACTGCATCGAGAAGGGTCGGGACTACTACAACGGCGGCCCCCGGTACAACACCAACTACATCCAGTGCTGCGGCATCGGCACCGTCACCGACAGTCTCTCCGTCATCAAGAAACACATCTTCGAGGAGCAGAGCCTCACCATGGAGAAGCTCCTCGAGGTCCTGGCCAAGGACTTCGAGGGCGAAGAGGCCCTTCGCCAGAAGTTCATGAACAAGACGCCCTTCTTCGGCAATGACGACGACTACGCCGACTCCCTGGCCAAGCGGGTCTGGAACAGCCTGACGGGCGAGATCAACGGCAGGCCCAACACGAAGGGCTCCCGCTACTACATGGACGGCCTCTCGACGACGTGCCACGTCTACTTCGGCAAGATGCTGGGGGCCACGCCCAACGGCCGCCTCGCCCATCTGCCCGAATCGGACGGGACGTCGCCCTCGCACGGCGCCGACCGCAAGGGCCCCACGGCCGTCGTCAAGTCCCTGGGCAAGCTGGACCAGGTCAACTCGGGCGGAACCCTTCTCAATCAGCGCTTCCTGCCCCAGGTCCTGGCCGACGACACGGGCCTCGACAACCTCGTCCACCTCGTCCGGACCTACTTCAGCCTCGACGGCCATCACATCCAGTTCAACATCGTCGACACGGCCACCCTCGAGAGGGCCCAGGCCGATCCCGACAGCTACAGGGATCTGCTGGTCCGCGTCGCCGGCTACAGCGACTACTTCGTCGACCTCGACATCTTCCACCAGAACGAGATCATCAGCCGCACCGCCCAGGAGAGCTTCTAGCTCCCGCGGTCGCGACGAAGACAAGGGGGGGGGAGGGCCCGCACTCCGGGCCCTCCCCCCCTTGTCGCGGCTGTGACCTTACTTGCCGGGAGCCATGTTGACGCGGAACTCGTCCATGAGCTCCTTGGTCATGTTCTTCTCGAGGGCCTGCCAGGTGGTGGCGCAGGCCTCGGCGAGAGGCGTCAGCTCCTCCTGGGTGTAGGTGTGGACCTCGATGCCGTAGTCGCGCATCATCTGCATGTACTTGGCGTCGACCTCTTCGGCCATCTCGATGCTCTTGGCGGCGCCGCGGCTGACGGCGTCCTGGAGGATCTTCTGGTCCTCGGGCTTCATGGAGGCCCAGGTCTTGCCGCTGATCATGATGTTGAGGCACTCCAGGGAGTAGTTGGTCATGTACCAGTGCTTGAGCACGTCGCGGAGGGCCGTATAGGCGGCGGCGACGGGGTAGCCGTTGACGCCCTCGCAGACGCCGGTCTGCATGGCCTGGTAGACGTCGGCGTAGGGGATCGTCACGGTCCGGTAGCCCATGGCCTCGGCGGCCAGCTTGTAGACATCCATGTTGGGGACGCGGACGAGGACCTCCTTGGCGACGGCGGGATTGAGGGGATCGACGGCGGGCTTCGTCGTTCCCGTGCCGATCATCCCCTCGATGAAGAAGCCGAGGAGGTTGACGCCGAGACGGCTGATCAGCTCGTCCATCTTGCCGAAGAGCCAGCCGTCGGGGGCGAAGACGCGCTTGGCGTCATCGTAGCCGCGGACGAAGCCGTTGACGTAGACCAGCTCGAGACGGGGGTCGAACTGGCTGGGAACGGAGATGCACCCCATCTCGATCGTTCCCCTGATGAGCTCCTCGAAGACCAGCGTGTAGTCGCCGAGCTGGTTGGCCGGATAGACCTTGAGTTCGATGCGGCCGTTCGACTTCTCGGCCACCTCGGCGGCGATCTGGTTCATGACGGCCGTGGCGGGATGGTCGGCCGGATTCTGACCGGCGAACTTGAAGCTGTATTCGGGAGCGGCGAAAGCGGAACTGACCATGAAGACGACGAGAGCGAGAAGAAGCGGCACCACCTGAAAGGCTTTCCTCAACACCATTCCCCTCCTTGTCAAAACCCCAAGAACCCCCTGGGCCTCCCTGACGGAACGCCCCACCCCATACTCCTTTTTCTTCATTGTGTCCATGACAGGCCTGTCTATTGTATGGTACCACAACAAGTATATTCTGGACAGAGTCTTTTTTGGATTAAAAATTAAGGAACATGACGTTCCCGATGGGGTGGAGAATTATGAAAGGCTTCTCTTTCGTCGAGAGGGGACAACCGCTTGGGGCCTCCGACGGGAGGCCCCAAGGAGGGGACTGGCAGGGAACTGCGAAGGCGAGTCCACAGGCAAAAGGGATGCCCCGACCCGACAGGGAAACGGCAGAAGGGCCGGGACGTCGCCTTGGACCGGCACCGACGGGACGATTGAGGCGGACCTCAAAGCGGGGTGCGACGGAACGTGCCCTGACCCGTCCGCGGGGCCGGGCCGCAAGCGGCGGGAGGCGTTCAGGTACCGGGAGGCATCGAGCCCGACGGACCGTCGAGGTCCTTCAGGAGCCTTCCACGGAGGGAGCCTCTCCTCGGATGAAGCGGATATCGCCGTAGAGGGTGTAGCGGCTCTTGCCCGTCTCCTTGACGAGACGGGGAATGGCCTCCTTGAGGCGGAAGAATCCCTTTCCGTCGAGCCAGCGGACCAGATCGATCCGCTCCTCGCGGGAGAGGAAGCGCAGCGGCTTCCCGCGAAGGCGACGGGCCTCGGCCAGCAGATCGCCGAGCCGGTCGCCGCGAAGACCGACGAAACGCTCGATCTCGCCTCCCGCGGAGACAGGGGGCGTCAGCGTCGTGAGGAACTCGGCCATATCGCGGATGACGACGGCCCGCGTCGTATCGTAGTTGAGACAGAGGAGGCCGACGAGACAGCCCCTCTCGTCGCGGACGAGAGCCACCGAGGAGCGCAGGGTCCGGCCGTCGTCGGCCTCGGAGGCGTAGTTGGCCAGATAGTCCAGCTCGCCGCGTCGTTCCCGTTCCATGAGCTTAAGACCGAAATCGGTGATGGGCGTCTCCATGTCGCGGCCCGTCACGTCGCCGTGCTCCATGGCCACGGTGACGGGTTCTTCCCCCGAGACGTCGTGGAGGACGATCTCATAATCCCTCCCCAGAGTGGCCCCCAACATCTTGACGACGGGCAGGAGGGGGAGGAGAAGGGGGTGGCAGGGCCGGCCCGACAGCTCGGTCATCCCCTCAGAGGGAGATCCGGCTGCCGACGCCTGCGGCCTCGGCCTTGGCGACGATCTCGTAGGCCGTGACGACGTCGAGCGTCGCGAAGCCCACCGTCTTCATGACGGTGATCTCCTCGTCGTTCCGGCGCCCGTCGATCTCGCCGAGAAGGAGCTGGCCCAGTTCGCCGGCGATGATCTCCTCGCCGAAGCGCCCCTCCCTGATGGGCGTCATGAGATCGCCCGCCTCGGCCAGGACGGCCTCGCGGTTGTCGACGTAGACCCGGCCGGCCCGCTCCAGAACTTCGGGAGGAAGCTCCTCCATGGCCGGGGTGTAGGCGCCGATGCCGTTGATGTGAGCGCCGGGTTTCACCCGCCCGCCGTCGAAGACGGGCCTGGCCGACGTCGTCACGGCCGTGATGACGTCGGCTCCGTCGACGGCCTCGTCGGAGGACCGGGCGGCGACGAGGCGGGTTCCGAAACGCCCGGCCAGAGAGGCATTGGCCTCGACGAAGGCCCGCACCCGCTCCGAAGCGACGTCGAAGACCCGGACCTCCTTCAGATTCCGGACCGTCAGAATCGCCTCGAGCTGCGCCGGAGCCTGACCGCCGGTGCCGAAAAGGGCCCCGACGGAGCTCTCGGGACGGGAGAGAAGCTCCGTCGCCGCCCCCGCGATGGCCGCCGTCCGCATCTGCGTCAGCGTCGTCCCCTCGATGAGGGCGGCGACCTCCCCCGTCTCGCCGTCGAGGAGGATCACCGTGGCGGGAACGACGGGAATCCCCCTGGCCCCGTTGCCGGGGAAGACGGAGACGATCTTGATCCCCGCCCTCTCGATCCCTCCGGCGTAGGCGGGCATGAAAAGGTACTGCCCCCTCCCCTCGGCGGCGTCGAAGTTGATTCTCAGAGGAACGCGGCACTTCCCCTGAGAATGGAGAATGAAGGCTCTCTTGTCGGCCTCGATGGCGTCCCTCATGGAAAAGACGGACAGGATCTCGCTGCGGGACAGAATCAGCATGGATCTTCCTCCTTTCGTGACTCCACGGCGGCCCGAAGAACCGCCACAGCCATTTTCGGGTAAATACACACTTTTGTCAATAATCAACAATAGGTGATTTTCCCCGAAAAAGAGAGGGCCGCCGAAGAAGAAGCGACCCTCGAAGAACCCCGGCATCTCCCGTCCGAGGACGAAGTCAGTCCGCGCCGCGGCGGAAGAGGAACGAAAGGAGAGGACGGAGGCGCCGCCGCAGCGTCTCGGCGTAGAGCGGATCGGGCCACTGCTTCTTCATGGCCGTCCGGGAAAAGGCGCCGCAGACCATGCAGCCCCAGAAGGCCCTGGCGGAACCGAAGCGGAGGCCGGCCAGCAGGAAGATAAAGCAGAGGCCGGCGAAGAGGTTCCGGTAGAAGGTGGGGCGGCGCCGCTCCTCGCTCACGCCGCTACCAGGGCGTCCCCAGGATGACGTGGG
The DNA window shown above is from Aminithiophilus ramosus and carries:
- a CDS encoding L-serine ammonia-lyase, iron-sulfur-dependent, subunit alpha; amino-acid sequence: MKRVSILNHVIGPIMRGPSSSHTAGPHRIGRIARDLLGEKPLRADFFFHPSSSLAVCYHDQGSDLAFVTGLLERELTDGAFHVMFDEARAEGLELSFSLEPFDEADHPNSALIRLGGTGGASVTLHARSVGGGSIEIASVDGFPLCLVGDSHELLVEVEKGFEAAALERLTAWDAKAERIEGATSTLLHGSSCREPGESLLESLRKDPGLRNLRRARPVMHPLCGDPLFADTAELLALADGEGWSLAEAALAYEGRLLGLSREELMQAMDRRLAVMIESVRQGLEERPAMRLLEPTAAKLFAAERGGKTFLGGPHVRAAARALAAMHANGGSAVVCAAPTGGSAGVIPAVATTLMEDLGLSREATVKALWAAGAVGLALDRRSTFAAEVCGCQVEIGAAGAMGAAAVVEAAGGSASQACDAAATVFQNVMGSVCDLVQGIVEIPCHSRNAALASQAFLCADMILGGYENPVPLDETIDAVDSTGRMLPEELRCTARGGLALCPSARAMRRRP
- a CDS encoding efflux RND transporter periplasmic adaptor subunit — its product is MNVTKRQMIAAAVLAAALGFFLTLGGRETPQETTKAARPVKTVVVGVGEGGTLRTFPARVQANQRVDLAFRVSGPLVELPASKGKPVAEGELLARIDPRDFDIRLANTRSALDNAKAQLSAMRAGARKEDIAVLQAQLSSAKARLAEAQSQFSRYEALYRDGAVSAAEYDRVKSNYEVAKAQVDQAAQDLRKGQSGSRPEDIQAMESTIRGLQSQVDASQAALKDTELRAPFSGVVADRYVDNFQMVRADSPVVTLQDLDAIELVIALPERDLARARAIGKPRIRARFDALEGRTYAVALKEVSTQTDPQTQAYSVSFVMAKPKELLLLPGMTAEILIDLEGGGSDATLFAIPPSALMADGGESQSVWKVDEAALTVHRTAVTAEGYKGESVLVRGLSAGDRIVTAGVNLLSEGDVITLFDESN
- a CDS encoding efflux RND transporter permease subunit; the encoded protein is MNIASFAIRKKTVTLFLTVLMVVGGILAYGRLGKLEDPEFTIKTAVVVTTYPGATPREVEEEVTDAVETAVQQLGQVKRVRSISQEGMSTVYVDIKDTYTAQDLPQIWDELRRKVNDGQRNLPPGAGPSLVNDDYGAVYGVYFALTGEGYSLEELRRTADFLRKELLLVDGVARVEIGGIQKEGVFVEIARATLAQLGIPLNQIVQSLQAQNLVVSTGKVDVGAERLRIDPTGAFTSVEQIGGLLLRGSTGNLIRLDDIAVISREPVTPSQSLMRFDGRPAIGLGVANVAGGNVITMGEAVKKRLAELEGQIPLGMDLGLIYYQSDTVQASIDNFVVNLIEAVVIVIALLLVFMGLRTGLLIGVILLLTILATFVAMKTMAIDLQSISLGALIIALGMLVDNAIVVADGMLVRIETGQDGEQAAAAVVSQTQLPLLGATFIAILAFAPIGLSPDSTGEFCRSLFLVVAISLSLSWILAVTVTPLLGVMTLRSSPAMEGKDPYGGRLYDLYRSVLLFCLRRRAATVAVTMGLLALAFFGFGRVPQTFFPDSSSPQFSMDFWWPQGTRIEETSDQIRRVETFLLEQPETESVTTFVGQGALRFILNYTPGDPGSNYAQIIVKTRDAAFTRPLMEKVRTAAQRDLPDVEPRIKAFAKGTSSGAKVQVRLVGSDNDVLRRLGEEARGLMIADGRTVNIRNDWENRVKVIRPVIDEARARQAGLSRPDIAGALELAFGGTRSGLYREGDRLIPIIARFPAAERDNVETLPDTPVWSPLVGRYIALSQVTERLATVAEDPVIRRRDRMKTLTVECDAGDGDANALLERLRPRVEGLSLPQGYRMEWGGEYESSRDAQKGLMGMIPLGFLAIVVILVVLFNGLRETGLILLCLPLSLIGMTAGLLLMGQPFSFMALLGFLSLAGMLIKNAIVLLDQFNLEIGQGKPPFQAIVDSSVSRTRPVLMAALTTVLGMIPLYFDALFASMAVTIMFGLSFATVLTLLVVPVLYVLFFRIKEENA